One Nicotiana tomentosiformis chromosome 1, ASM39032v3, whole genome shotgun sequence genomic window, GGTATTCACATGCATAAAATCTTatgatatttattttatgtgtgcATTTATGTTTATAGTTTGTTAGTCACCAAAGTGGTCAAACTAGTATGTTCatgaaaaatatgcatacatAAAATTATAGTTTATCCATAAAATTAATGAAATGCCTATCATTTACCCAAAGGTGGATTAATTATTCTATGAATAGTAAATATGGTGAggcaaattaatattttttagtcAAAATATATATTGTCTGTCCAAAGATGTCATATATgtttggttaaaaatatttaattacctATTAAAGACTAAATGACATTTAAATTATGATAGTGTGTCGTAATATTTACCCAAAGGAGAATTGTGATATACTTTAATTGTTTTAATGAATCCATATTGATTTGTGAGCATGTATTATCTATTTTGCAGCTATTCCTCTTCATTTGCATGCTTCGTCTGTTACTGTGTTCAATAGATTGAACTTCTCTGGATGGCATGAACAAGTCCAGTTCCACTTAGGTGTAATGGATCTTGACTTAGCTTTGCTGAATGATAAGCCCACTGCCATTACTGATACGAGCAGTACGGATGAGAAGTCTTTCCATAAAGCATGGGAACGTTCTAACAGGCTGAACCTTATGTTTATGCGAATGACTATTGCCAACAACATTAAGAGTACTATACCACAAACAGAAAGTACCAGGGAATACCTGAAGTTTGTGGAAGAACGTTTTCGTCCTGCAGATAAGTCTCTCGCTGGTACACTAATGGCTGAACTCACGACCATGAAGTTTGATGAGTCGCGTAGTATGCAAAATCATAGCATCGAGATGACTAACATTGCAGGAAAACTTTAGACCTTGGGGATGAAAGTGGATGATTTCTTCTTGGTTCAGTTTATTCTGAACTCGTTACCTCCTGAATATGGACCTTTTCAAATTAACTATAACACTATTAAGGATAAGTGGAATGTTAGTGAACCGTCCAGTATGCTTACTCAAGATGAGTCAAGACTTAAGAAATAAGGGAGTTATTCAATTAACCTCATGGGTCAAGGAGCTGGGTAAAGGACTTAAAATGAAGGCCAACAAGTTCAAGAAGAAGAAAGCACATGCTAAAGCTTCACAGGATGCTAAGAAGGAACATAAGGCAGATACGTGTCGTTTCTGTAACAAGGAAGGACACTATCAGAAAGATTGCCTGAAACATAAAGCTTGTTTCGAAAAGAAAGGTACACTTAGTGCTTTTGTATGTTTCGAATCAAATTTAGTAGAAGTTCCTAATAATACTTGGTGGCTTGATTCTGGTACAACTGCTCATGTATCTACTACATTGCAGGGATTCCTTACGATCCAAACTACAAATCCAAATAAGCATTTCTTGTTCATGGGAAATCGTATGAAGGATCCAGTTGAAGGCATAGGGACTTATCGTTTGATCATGGAGACTGGACGTCACCTTGATCTATTACAGACTCTTTATGTACCTTCAGTTTCTAGgaatttgatttctctttcaaGACTTGATGTTTCTGGATTTGATTTAAAGTTTGGAAATGGATGTTTCATTTTATATaagaatattattttttatggTTCTGGTATTCTAAGTGATGATTTATATAAATTGAAACTCGATATTGGTTTTTCTAAATCCCTTCTTAGTGTTCAACATAATGTTAAAATTAAACGTAATTCACTAAATGAAAGTTCTACTTACTTGTGGCACAGACTTTTGGGTCATATATCCAAAGAAAGGTTAGAAAGATTAGTAAAGAATGAGATTCCTTCGAGTCTAAAGTTTACTGATCTTAATATATGTTTGGATTGCATTAAGGGAAAGCAAACCAAGCATAGTAAGAAAGGTGCCACAAGAAGCACTCATCTTCTTGATATTATACACACCGATATTTGTGGACCCTTTGATATTCCATCTTTtggtggagaaaaatattttatcacttttatcgATGATTTTTCACGTTATGGATACATCTATTTGCTGAAAGAAAAATCTCAAACAGCAAATGCTCTCAAAGTGTTTGTTAATGAGGTTGAAAGGCAATTAAATAAAAATGTGAAAATTATTTGGTCAGATAGCGGTGGTgaatattatgaaaaatataatgAATCAGGacaatattgtaacgacccggcctgttgttttgagtattataaccccattcccccatttactgctcaatttatgccttacaattgatttatgacttatcgggttagttggttcgagtccggaaggatttcagagtgaaatgagacacttagtctcataattgaaaacttaagttaaaatagtgaccggatgtcgatttatgtgtaaacaaccctgtaatggagttttgatgattccaatagctccgtatagtgattttggacttaggagcgtgtccggaaaattatttggagatccgtagtggaattaggcttgaaataccgaaagttgaatttttggaaagtttgaccggggggttgaatagcttcattaggtcatttatgacttgtgtgcaaaatttgaggtcaatcggacttgattcgataggtttcggcatcgaatgtagaagttagaaatttcataagacttaagtttcaagtgagttcgcacaagacctaacttcaaatgagtataACTCTGATGAtatgaagtgttatatggtgtttTAGCTaccaaatgaaatatctttgagtctagtttctaacgcttcaaaccgtttgtcatttggacattcctataaaaggttatgaccaaattaccaaaggctggaaaaatgcaattctgcgaccaattatgcgatcgcaaaatagttATACGATCTCAAAACTGCTTCTacgaccgcaaaactggtcgcagaatggaccagaagaccccagttttgggcaccaattttgcgatcaattttgaggcccgcatacccattctgcggtccattatgcgac contains:
- the LOC104103815 gene encoding uncharacterized protein produces the protein MDLDLALLNDKPTAITDTSSTDEKSFHKAWERSNRLNLMFMRMTIANNIKSTIPQTESTREYLKFVEERFRPADKSLAGTLMAELTTMKFDESRSMQNHSIEMTNIAGKL